Proteins encoded within one genomic window of Papio anubis isolate 15944 chromosome X, Panubis1.0, whole genome shotgun sequence:
- the HSD17B10 gene encoding 3-hydroxyacyl-CoA dehydrogenase type-2 — MAAACRSVKGLVAVITGGASGLGLVTAERLVGQGASAVLLDLPNSGGEAQAKKLGNNCVFAPADVTSEKDVQTALALAKEKFGRVDVAVNCAGIAVAIKTYNLKKNQAHTLEDFQRVLNVNLMGTFNVIRLVAGEMGQNEPDQGGQRGVIINTASVAAFEGQVGQAAYSASKGGIVGMTLPIARDLAPIGIRVMTIAPGLFGTPLLTSLPEKVRNFLASQVPFPSRLGDPAEYAHLVQAIIENPFLNGEVIRLDGAIRMQP, encoded by the exons ATGGCAGCAGCGTGTCGGAGCGTGAAG GGCCTGGTGGCGGTAATAACCGGAGGAGCCTCGGGCCTGGGCCTGGTCACGGCGGAGCGACTGGTGGGGCAGGGAGCCTCCGCTGTGCTTCTGGACCTGCCCAACTCGGGTGGGGAGGCCCAGGCCAAGAAGTTAGGAAACAACTGCGTTTTCGCCCCAGCCGAC GTGACCTCTGAGAAGGATGTGCAAACAGCTCTGGCTCTAGCAAAAGAAAAGTTTGGCCGTGTGGATGTAGCTGTCAACTGTGCAGGCATCGCGGTGGCTATCAAGACATACAACTTAAAGAAGAACCAGGCCCATACCTTGGAAGACTTCCAGCGAGTTCTTAAT GTGAATCTCATGGGCACCTTCAATGTGATCCGCCTGGTGGCTGGTGAGATGGGCCAGAATGAACCAGACCAGGGAGGCCAACGTGGGGTCATCATCAACACCGCCAGTGTGGCTGCCTTCGAGGGTCAG GTTGGACAAGCTGCGTACTCTGCTTCCAAGGGGGGAATAGTGGGCATGACACTGCCCATTGCTCGGGATCTGGCTCCCATAGGCATCCGGGTGATGACCATTGCTCCAG GTCTGTTTGGGACCCCACTGCTGACCAGCCTCCCAGAGAAAGTGCGCAACTTCTTGGCCAGCCAAGTGCCCTTCCCTAGCCGACTGGGTGACCCTGCTGAGTATGCTCACCTGGTACAGGCCATCATCGAGAACCCATTCCTCAATGGAGAGGTCATCCGGCTGGATGGGGCCATTCGTATGCAACCTTga